The Verrucomicrobiota bacterium genome includes a window with the following:
- a CDS encoding addiction module toxin RelE produces the protein MARPLRIALAGGRYHVTARGNERRAIFRDDV, from the coding sequence GTGGCTCGACCGTTGCGCATCGCCTTGGCTGGGGGTCGTTACCATGTGACGGCACGGGGTAACGAACGGCGGGCCATTTTCCGGGACGATGTG